The Rhinatrema bivittatum chromosome 4, aRhiBiv1.1, whole genome shotgun sequence genome window below encodes:
- the LOC115091243 gene encoding uncharacterized protein LOC115091243: protein MLGVPGADPMSEPKRNPILVSLYKAPCFFLVMEAIQELILNGMPRRQILKGVGPLEGLYSLDTVVRELLRFPKVDVLVCAVSKQMTIPMEGGAAFKDVHDRRIEAILKQAFEAVAKTLQIASCCSLVARSLLLFQEIDNSDMNSRAVMEPAAAFILSDAGCDLVRTSARGVASVIEAKLQLWLRNWAAKANLMKLLFKGSLLFVSELEKLSSKWGRSPVPPLPEDKKQSPRPFGMRDHLRGSRHFHPYRGLDLLANLSPFVPETPSEEQAQVVEPPEHSNKGLPTHRQEKEIGGSLSFIRVGSRLHWISMSWK from the coding sequence atgctgggagtccctggggcagatcccatgtctgagccaaagagaaatcccattttagtttctttgTATAAAGCCCCTTGTTTTTTCCtcgttatggaggccattcaagaattgatcttgaatggaatgccccggaggcaaattttaaagggggtcggccCTTTGGAGGGCTTGTACAGCCTAGATACAGTGGTGAGAGAGCTTCtgcgttttccgaaagtggatgtgcttgtctgtgctgtctctaaacagatgactatccccatggagggaggagcggcctttaaggatgtgcatgatagaaggattgaggccatccttaagcaagcatttgaagcagtggcaaagacattgcagatagcttcctgttgttctctAGTGGCTCGCTCTTTGCTTCTCTTTCAGGAGATTGATAACTCTGAtatgaattccagggcagttatggaacctgctgccgcttttattttatcagatgcaggctgtgatttggtccgcacctcggccagaggagtggcttcggtaatagagGCCAAGcttcagttatggctgagaaattgggcagccaaagctaatcttatgaaattgcttTTTAAAGGTTCACTCTTGTTTGTgagtgagttggagaagctaTCCAGTAAGTGGGGCAGATCCCCGGTTCCTccattgccggaggataagaagcagtcaccgcgcccctttggtatgagggatcATCTCaggggttccaggcattttcatccctacagagggcTTGACCTTCTGGCaaatctcagtcctttcgtcccagagaCCCCAAGTGAggagcaggctcaggtagtggaacctcctgagCATTCCAAtaaaggtttgccaacccaccgcCAAGAAAAGGAGATAGGGGGAagtctctcttttatcagagttGGGTCGAGATTACATTGGATCAGTATGTCCTGGAAGTAA